In Edaphobacter dinghuensis, one genomic interval encodes:
- a CDS encoding alpha-amylase family glycosyl hydrolase: MPAVAVLVFAVLSIHGFGSAQEPLQHKAQAPIMIKVDPPNWWAAMPKPMLLVRGEHLEGAQFHVSDKALLIQKTHISKNGHWAELWLNASPAKPETISVVARNAAGNATFPFTFAVRRKTRDGFAGFSSKDVMYLIMTDRFADGDLTNDAGVDRTKPRGWHGGDLRGITQHLDYLQKLGVTTVWITPVYQNHEDQSYHGYGATDMYAVDEHYGSLADLKTLAASLHQRGMKLVLDTVPNHVGPAHPWANDPPEPDWFHGTRQHHHVAQGDFAPLTDPHAPWSAQRDITEGWFADILPDLNQENPDVAQYLTQNAVWWIEEAGLDGLRIDTFPYVGRAFWHGYDAQLHALYPRLTMVGEVHTPDATINSAFAAGVTRNGVDTGLDTPFDYPSYFTLCDVLLHDAPMSKLADLWRLDALYPHPERLVSFLGNHDTPRFISEAGSTPAKTKLAFTIVLTMRGMPQIYTGDEIAMTGGDDPDNRHDFPGGFPDSTQPNAFNAATRTVAQNEMHDWVQGLLTLRRAHTALQTGEEQILKADTNVLVYVRGNQLQQGCAAKDSGERVVVTVNKADQPQTLTIPEAMTALEGCSVKEPLWGTNAAFKVKDDAVSITIPANASAIASFD; this comes from the coding sequence ATGCCGGCTGTTGCTGTTCTTGTATTTGCTGTGCTGTCGATACATGGCTTTGGGAGTGCACAAGAGCCGTTGCAGCATAAGGCTCAAGCACCCATCATGATCAAGGTCGATCCGCCGAACTGGTGGGCGGCGATGCCGAAGCCCATGCTGCTGGTGCGCGGCGAACATCTCGAAGGCGCGCAGTTTCATGTGAGCGACAAAGCTCTGCTGATTCAGAAAACCCACATCTCGAAGAATGGCCACTGGGCCGAGCTATGGCTGAACGCATCGCCCGCGAAGCCTGAGACGATCTCCGTTGTAGCACGAAATGCCGCTGGCAACGCGACTTTTCCCTTCACCTTTGCAGTACGGCGCAAGACCCGCGATGGCTTCGCAGGGTTTTCTTCCAAGGATGTGATGTACCTCATCATGACCGACCGCTTTGCCGACGGCGATCTCACCAACGATGCTGGCGTCGATCGCACCAAGCCGCGCGGCTGGCATGGCGGCGATCTGCGCGGCATCACGCAGCATCTCGACTACCTGCAAAAGCTTGGCGTAACAACGGTGTGGATCACGCCCGTCTATCAGAACCACGAAGACCAGAGCTATCACGGCTACGGCGCGACCGATATGTACGCCGTCGATGAGCACTACGGCTCGCTCGCAGATCTCAAGACGCTGGCCGCATCGTTACACCAACGCGGCATGAAGCTCGTGCTCGACACCGTTCCCAACCACGTCGGCCCCGCGCATCCCTGGGCCAACGATCCACCCGAGCCCGACTGGTTTCACGGCACCAGACAACATCATCACGTTGCGCAGGGCGACTTCGCGCCGCTCACCGATCCGCACGCGCCCTGGAGCGCGCAGCGCGATATCACCGAGGGCTGGTTTGCCGACATCCTTCCCGATCTTAATCAGGAGAACCCCGACGTCGCGCAGTACCTGACGCAGAACGCCGTCTGGTGGATCGAAGAGGCAGGACTCGACGGCCTGCGCATCGATACCTTTCCTTACGTCGGCCGCGCATTCTGGCACGGATACGATGCACAGCTTCACGCGCTCTATCCGCGCCTGACGATGGTGGGCGAGGTACACACGCCTGATGCCACCATCAATTCGGCCTTCGCCGCAGGTGTCACGCGCAACGGTGTCGATACCGGGCTCGACACGCCCTTCGACTATCCCAGCTACTTCACCCTGTGCGACGTCTTGCTGCATGACGCGCCCATGTCGAAGCTCGCCGACTTGTGGCGGCTCGACGCGCTCTATCCTCACCCCGAGCGGCTGGTCTCCTTTCTGGGCAACCACGACACACCGCGCTTTATCAGCGAGGCTGGCTCGACGCCCGCGAAGACGAAGCTCGCCTTCACGATCGTTCTCACGATGCGCGGCATGCCGCAGATCTACACCGGCGATGAGATCGCCATGACCGGAGGAGACGATCCCGACAACCGCCACGACTTCCCCGGCGGCTTCCCCGATAGCACGCAGCCCAACGCCTTCAATGCCGCCACACGCACCGTCGCGCAAAACGAGATGCACGACTGGGTGCAGGGCCTGCTCACGCTGCGTCGCGCGCATACAGCTCTACAGACAGGAGAGGAACAGATTCTAAAAGCAGACACTAATGTGTTGGTCTACGTTCGCGGCAATCAACTGCAACAGGGCTGTGCGGCAAAAGATTCCGGCGAACGCGTCGTCGTGACGGTGAACAAAGCAGATCAGCCGCAGACACTCACCATTCCCGAAGCCATGACCGCGCTCGAAGGATGCAGCGTGAAAGAGCCTCTGTGGGGAACGAACGCAGCGTTCAAGGTTAAGGACGACGCAGTCAGCATCACCATCCCTGCCAACGCATCGGCCATCGCCTCCTTCGATTAG
- a CDS encoding TonB-dependent receptor: MKRIFNTRSMTGKLSKTLLALGLIFGVGLTGVMRAQTDTGRVEGTVTDQENAVIPGAAITVTNTATGAVYKATSDPSGIFSIPVLPRGSYQASAAASGFAAQTVNFTLTVSQVQALNFRMAVGAATTTVEVSSAAPLVDTETSSTGMVVQGRQLSELPLNGRNFAQLALLSPGVTQGAYGSAASGVGGNSETFRNGETGGAALVVNGLRPQANNFILDGVDNNESLVNTINFFPPVEAMEEFRINTSVAPAEFGRAGGAVVQTSIKSGTNSIHGSLFEFIRNSAFDASPNYFSPTTPKSSFKRNQFGGTLGLPIIKDRLFIFGDYQGLRQDRPLGVATNTVPTAKMRTGDFSELLTQSTDFTTLPVNGPGYTACTGITKVRGAIYDPTTCKQWDYNGQPNVIDPGRINKAGLAYLNAFPLPDANNTNIENNYTNVQHDIRHFNDFDVRLDYTLSAKNLLFARYSYGQDEYDKTVSVAGMPSGFASGNNITHPRGVAAGYTHTFSANIVNDFRFGYSRPFFGYINPFEGVPFSANLGIQNANRNALLGGGALIGGYNSEISYTGDGGPYEVPQKSFQYLDTLSWAHGRHNFRFGGSVMKREVDFFQGNDAKGFFNIGPGTGEFTGYEVTDLLAGFINSYSISNSSSYFHTASYETGYFAQDDWKISSKLVLNLGVRYDLYTHPYETHNLQSNFDIATGQLLRAGVNGNSRSLVDTNFNNFAPRVGFAYDVGNNGRTVVRGGYGIFYFLDRGGVGNELSNNPEFNGTSTYNAQNGYRITFTGQNTANLPPTSNCINNASVCDNNSLDATAALPEQIVNIDEAAPTNANVISYPKHNPTSMIQEWNMQVEQQLDANTVMDIAYVGTKSDHLANAINYTNNQLGTGAKFFQPQGLNVTLNADNSTAHYNGLQTRVNRRLQNGLQFTVAYTWSHATDNSAGSPSETTTSNVFIDASGPRLDLNRGNAVNDQRHSFTASALYELPFGRGKMFGGNVNQALNYVIGGWQINPLVSLGTGTPIYLSVNAPSGSISPGNRPDLVGTPDVGERINLAHGFQYINPAAFAAPPVNAAGVYYRPGTVEPYQFYGPGHKTLNVSAFKNFNVTERVLGQFRAEAFNLTNTPQFTNPDGNISDAPSSSGGFGVVNATRDFSEREVQFALRFTF; this comes from the coding sequence ATGAAGCGAATTTTTAATACAAGGTCGATGACGGGTAAGCTCTCGAAGACACTTCTGGCCCTCGGCCTGATCTTCGGTGTGGGGTTGACCGGCGTGATGCGAGCACAGACCGACACCGGGCGCGTCGAAGGCACGGTCACCGATCAGGAGAACGCCGTAATCCCCGGAGCCGCAATCACGGTCACCAATACGGCGACCGGAGCGGTCTATAAAGCGACCTCCGACCCATCGGGCATCTTCAGCATTCCTGTGCTGCCCCGTGGCAGCTACCAGGCCTCGGCGGCCGCCAGCGGCTTCGCGGCCCAGACCGTGAACTTCACGCTGACGGTCTCGCAGGTACAGGCGCTCAACTTCAGAATGGCAGTCGGCGCGGCCACCACCACGGTCGAGGTCTCAAGCGCTGCCCCGCTGGTGGACACTGAGACCTCTTCGACCGGCATGGTCGTGCAGGGACGCCAGCTCTCCGAGCTTCCCCTGAACGGACGCAACTTCGCGCAGCTCGCCCTGCTGTCGCCCGGCGTGACCCAGGGAGCCTACGGCAGCGCGGCCAGCGGCGTCGGCGGCAACTCCGAGACCTTCCGCAACGGCGAGACTGGCGGCGCGGCACTGGTGGTCAACGGCCTTCGTCCGCAGGCCAACAACTTCATCCTCGACGGCGTCGACAACAACGAGTCGCTGGTGAACACCATCAACTTCTTCCCGCCGGTCGAGGCGATGGAAGAGTTCCGCATCAACACCAGCGTAGCCCCGGCAGAGTTCGGACGCGCGGGCGGCGCCGTCGTCCAGACCTCGATCAAGTCGGGCACCAACAGCATCCACGGCTCGCTGTTTGAGTTCATCCGCAATAGCGCCTTCGACGCCAGCCCCAACTACTTCTCGCCCACCACGCCGAAGTCGTCGTTCAAACGCAACCAGTTCGGCGGCACGCTGGGACTGCCTATTATTAAGGACCGCCTCTTCATCTTCGGCGACTATCAAGGACTGCGGCAGGACCGTCCGCTGGGCGTGGCCACCAACACCGTGCCCACGGCGAAGATGCGCACCGGCGACTTCTCCGAGCTGCTGACGCAGTCGACCGACTTCACCACGCTGCCCGTCAACGGGCCGGGCTATACCGCCTGCACCGGCATCACCAAGGTTCGCGGCGCAATCTACGACCCCACCACCTGCAAGCAGTGGGACTACAACGGCCAGCCCAACGTGATCGATCCGGGTCGCATCAACAAGGCCGGTCTCGCCTACCTCAACGCCTTTCCGCTGCCTGATGCGAACAACACCAACATCGAAAACAACTACACGAATGTGCAGCACGACATCCGCCACTTCAACGACTTCGACGTTCGCCTCGACTACACACTGAGCGCGAAGAACCTTCTCTTCGCCCGCTACAGCTATGGCCAGGACGAGTACGACAAGACCGTCAGCGTGGCCGGGATGCCCTCGGGTTTCGCTTCGGGCAACAACATCACCCATCCGCGCGGCGTGGCCGCAGGCTACACCCATACCTTCAGCGCCAACATCGTCAACGACTTCCGCTTCGGCTACTCGCGTCCGTTCTTTGGCTACATCAACCCGTTTGAAGGCGTGCCCTTCTCCGCAAACCTCGGCATCCAGAACGCGAACCGCAACGCGCTGCTGGGCGGCGGCGCTCTGATCGGCGGCTACAACTCTGAGATCAGCTACACCGGCGACGGCGGCCCGTACGAAGTTCCGCAGAAGTCGTTTCAGTATCTCGATACGCTCTCGTGGGCGCATGGCCGCCACAACTTCCGCTTCGGCGGCAGCGTGATGAAGCGCGAGGTCGACTTCTTCCAGGGCAACGATGCGAAGGGCTTCTTCAACATCGGCCCCGGCACCGGCGAGTTCACCGGCTACGAGGTGACCGACCTGCTCGCAGGCTTCATCAACTCGTATTCGATCTCAAACTCGAGCTCCTACTTCCACACCGCCAGCTATGAGACTGGCTACTTCGCGCAGGATGACTGGAAGATCAGCAGCAAGCTTGTGCTCAACCTCGGCGTTCGCTACGACCTCTACACGCATCCGTACGAGACGCACAATCTGCAATCGAACTTCGACATCGCAACCGGACAGTTGCTGCGCGCCGGAGTCAACGGCAACTCACGCAGCCTCGTCGATACCAACTTCAACAACTTCGCGCCGCGCGTCGGCTTCGCCTATGACGTGGGCAACAACGGCCGCACCGTGGTTCGCGGCGGCTACGGCATCTTCTACTTCCTCGATCGCGGCGGCGTCGGCAACGAGCTGAGCAACAACCCCGAGTTCAACGGCACCTCCACCTACAACGCGCAGAACGGCTACCGCATCACCTTCACCGGGCAGAACACCGCCAACCTGCCGCCGACGTCCAACTGCATCAACAACGCGAGCGTCTGCGACAACAACAGCCTCGATGCGACTGCCGCATTGCCGGAGCAGATCGTCAACATCGACGAAGCCGCACCGACCAATGCCAATGTCATCTCCTATCCGAAGCACAACCCCACTTCGATGATTCAGGAGTGGAACATGCAGGTCGAGCAGCAGCTCGACGCTAACACGGTGATGGATATCGCCTACGTCGGCACCAAGTCCGACCATCTCGCCAACGCCATCAACTACACCAACAACCAGCTCGGCACCGGCGCGAAGTTCTTTCAGCCGCAGGGCCTGAACGTTACGCTGAACGCCGACAACAGCACCGCGCACTACAACGGTTTGCAGACGCGCGTGAATCGCCGCTTGCAGAACGGCCTGCAGTTCACGGTCGCCTACACCTGGTCGCACGCCACGGACAACTCCGCGGGCAGCCCGTCGGAGACGACAACCTCGAACGTCTTCATCGACGCTAGCGGCCCGCGCCTCGATCTCAATCGCGGCAACGCCGTCAACGATCAGCGCCACTCCTTCACGGCATCGGCGCTCTATGAGCTGCCGTTTGGTCGCGGCAAGATGTTCGGCGGCAACGTCAACCAGGCGCTCAACTACGTTATCGGCGGATGGCAGATCAATCCGCTGGTGAGCCTCGGCACCGGCACGCCGATCTACCTGAGCGTCAACGCGCCCAGCGGATCGATCTCGCCGGGCAATCGTCCTGACCTTGTGGGCACGCCCGACGTAGGCGAACGCATCAACCTCGCACATGGCTTCCAGTACATCAATCCCGCAGCCTTCGCCGCTCCGCCGGTGAATGCGGCTGGCGTGTACTATCGTCCGGGCACAGTCGAGCCGTACCAGTTCTACGGGCCCGGTCACAAGACGCTGAACGTCTCCGCGTTCAAGAACTTCAACGTGACCGAGCGCGTTCTGGGCCAATTCCGTGCAGAGGCGTTCAATCTGACCAACACGCCGCAGTTCACCAATCCTGACGGCAACATCAGCGATGCGCCCAGCAGCAGCGGCGGCTTCGGCGTGGTGAACGCGACGCGCGACTTCTCCGAGCGCGAGGTACAGTTCGCCCTGCGCTTCACCTTCTAA
- a CDS encoding GAF domain-containing protein, with protein MGTAMFREILSDLEKFLTTATELAAVQRFAVDAIATRLPHYDWVGFYMLDPDDRTMLVLGPFHGAPTEHVRIPVAKGICGAAVALGETIVVDDVAADPRYLSCSIETRSEIVAPIRVRGEIVGEIDIDSHAPAAFGAKDRTFVEECAALVGRFMERSAS; from the coding sequence ATGGGCACAGCTATGTTCCGCGAGATTCTCTCTGACCTCGAAAAATTTCTGACGACCGCGACCGAGCTGGCTGCTGTGCAGCGGTTTGCGGTCGATGCCATCGCTACCCGGCTGCCCCACTATGACTGGGTGGGCTTCTACATGCTCGATCCCGACGACCGCACCATGCTGGTGCTGGGGCCGTTTCACGGCGCTCCAACCGAACATGTGCGTATTCCGGTGGCGAAGGGCATCTGCGGCGCGGCGGTGGCGCTGGGCGAGACCATCGTGGTCGATGACGTTGCCGCGGACCCGCGCTATCTCTCCTGCTCCATTGAGACGCGGTCGGAGATCGTTGCGCCGATTCGCGTGCGCGGCGAGATCGTCGGCGAGATCGACATTGACAGCCATGCGCCGGCAGCGTTCGGTGCAAAAGACCGTACCTTCGTCGAAGAGTGCGCCGCGCTGGTGGGTCGATTTATGGAGCGCTCTGCGAGTTAA
- a CDS encoding M24 family metallopeptidase, which translates to MTEPEQVRTEELLRAQHNAKRLFEEVEARGLIRAGITEAALNAEIYALAQEMFGITTYWHKRIVRAGKNTLVPYAENPPDLTLGEDDILFLDLGPVFEQWEADFGRTFVLGSDPIKHKLRHDVGEAFAAGKRYFEQHPDLRANELFQYAVELAQSFGWEFGGPIAGHLIGQFPHERIPEDKISLYVHPKNSLRMREPGTDGEPRHWILEIHFVDRARQIGGFYEELLTL; encoded by the coding sequence ATGACAGAGCCAGAACAAGTACGCACCGAGGAGCTGCTGCGCGCTCAGCACAATGCGAAGAGACTCTTCGAGGAGGTGGAGGCTCGCGGCCTCATCCGCGCAGGCATCACCGAAGCCGCGCTGAACGCCGAGATTTACGCGCTGGCACAGGAGATGTTCGGCATCACAACCTACTGGCACAAGCGTATCGTCCGCGCCGGAAAAAATACGCTGGTGCCTTATGCAGAAAATCCTCCCGACCTGACACTCGGCGAAGACGACATCCTCTTCCTCGACCTCGGCCCTGTCTTCGAGCAGTGGGAGGCGGACTTTGGCCGCACCTTCGTTCTCGGCTCCGACCCGATAAAGCATAAGCTGCGCCATGACGTAGGCGAAGCGTTTGCCGCAGGCAAACGATACTTTGAGCAGCATCCCGACCTTCGCGCTAACGAGCTTTTTCAATACGCTGTCGAACTGGCTCAGAGCTTTGGCTGGGAGTTCGGCGGCCCCATCGCCGGGCACCTCATCGGCCAGTTTCCTCACGAGCGCATTCCCGAAGATAAAATTTCGCTTTACGTTCACCCGAAAAATTCTCTGCGGATGCGCGAGCCGGGAACCGACGGTGAGCCACGGCATTGGATCCTCGAGATCCACTTCGTCGACCGCGCGCGCCAGATCGGCGGATTCTACGAAGAGCTTCTGACCCTCTAA
- a CDS encoding XdhC family protein has product MQERLDIYEEIVALRCMGRRAVLVTIINGKGSVPSTASSKLLIREDGSTLGSIGGGFVEAEACRLAPEILKAERPRKISFDLNQHLSADRGMVCGGSMELYLEPIVPPPTLLLFGAGQTPMAVYRVAQLAGFNVTVIDDQPEHLNAERFPFAERILGASATLLPQLTIDRDTFIVIMTRAHSEDMEILRWAIGTDARYIGMIGSERKVISIFKHLTADGVPRHLLEQVHAPIGLDIGAMTPEEIAVSVTAELIAVRRGHRAEAQHLKSGKAIAMLTRVS; this is encoded by the coding sequence ATGCAGGAACGACTAGATATCTATGAAGAGATCGTCGCCCTCAGGTGCATGGGACGTCGCGCCGTTCTGGTGACCATCATCAACGGCAAAGGCTCCGTGCCCTCCACGGCCAGTTCGAAGCTGCTGATACGCGAAGACGGCAGCACCCTGGGCAGCATCGGCGGCGGCTTCGTTGAAGCGGAGGCGTGCAGGCTCGCGCCCGAGATTTTGAAGGCCGAGCGCCCCAGAAAAATCTCCTTCGATCTGAACCAGCATCTCTCCGCCGACCGCGGCATGGTGTGCGGCGGCTCGATGGAGCTGTACCTCGAACCGATCGTTCCACCGCCTACGCTGCTACTCTTCGGCGCGGGACAGACACCCATGGCCGTCTATCGCGTCGCGCAGCTTGCGGGCTTCAATGTGACTGTCATCGACGACCAGCCCGAGCACCTGAACGCAGAGCGCTTCCCCTTCGCCGAGAGAATACTCGGAGCGTCTGCAACACTGCTTCCCCAACTCACCATCGATCGTGACACCTTCATCGTCATCATGACCCGCGCCCACAGCGAAGATATGGAGATTCTGCGTTGGGCCATCGGCACCGACGCGCGCTACATCGGGATGATCGGCTCCGAGCGCAAGGTGATCTCCATCTTCAAACACCTCACCGCCGACGGTGTTCCTCGACATCTGCTCGAACAGGTACACGCACCCATCGGCCTCGACATCGGCGCGATGACGCCGGAGGAGATCGCCGTCTCCGTCACCGCCGAGCTGATCGCCGTGCGTCGCGGCCATCGCGCCGAAGCGCAACACCTCAAGAGCGGCAAGGCCATCGCGATGCTGACACGCGTCTCGTAA
- a CDS encoding CHY zinc finger protein: MSRSEVRGINLDPQTRCIHYRTPSDIIAIRMKCCGVYYACKDCHAALADHPIEVWPRTEWDQHAILCGACGHELTIDEYMQSGYRCPHCDAAFNPGCRNHYHLYFESEP; the protein is encoded by the coding sequence ATGTCTCGCTCCGAAGTACGCGGCATCAATCTCGATCCGCAGACGCGCTGCATTCACTACCGCACGCCGTCCGACATTATCGCGATCAGGATGAAGTGCTGCGGTGTCTATTACGCCTGCAAGGACTGCCACGCCGCGCTGGCCGATCATCCCATCGAGGTCTGGCCGCGCACCGAGTGGGACCAGCATGCCATCCTCTGCGGAGCCTGCGGCCACGAGCTGACCATCGACGAGTACATGCAGAGCGGCTACCGCTGCCCGCACTGCGACGCCGCCTTCAACCCCGGCTGCCGCAACCACTACCACCTCTACTTCGAGAGCGAGCCTTAA
- a CDS encoding winged helix-turn-helix domain-containing protein, with protein MVSSIESPSRVTFGLFEADLQTGELWKAGKRIKIQSQPFKVLSALLEHPGEVVTREDLQLRLWGKDTIVDFEHSLGTAINKIREALGDSAENPRFIETLARRGYRFIAPVSYPVAVTALASPAVLVPSTEQNAVSAAAPLSINRSRVWPLLYLVGGVAALAAAAGIGIYIGSSRGSVTPARITQITHNGRIAPGAPSMESLPATATDGVHIFSSVIQNGRAVLSQVSIANGDVLPLSIPSDIPAPSMGDLSPDGSKLLLRNHLSPESEQPLWVVPVDGGSALRVANILAHDATWMPDGDGILYAAGNQLFVTHLKDEVSTVLATVPGRAFWLRWSPDHKLLRFTIIDPLDHTTSLWELAAGGHTARPVLAKWSSPASDCCGTWTADGKYFVFQSAHDGSDDLWRLNGKSTSDPVKITNGPLRYEAPLAARNGHRIFFLGLDAQSELLRYAADRKEFVPESNFLSLANRVDFSRDHQWVAWTDAQGRLWRARTDGTEELQLTPDAMQVFLAHWSPDGKQLAMMAREPGKAWHLYSVPADGGSPQLLLKEDRNAADPGWSPDGNSLVFGRVPDLMGKESGPRAIQLLDLRTHAVTTLPGSEGLFSPRWSPDGRSIAAISFDQRKLMLYDVAAKTWRLLTETSAADPVWSATSDAIYIHAFMAPTQPIYRVAVPSGKLDEVANLASFHSGEAADYFFCGITPDNVPLVRARSSTGNLYSLDLDAK; from the coding sequence ATGGTTTCGTCAATCGAGAGTCCGTCCAGAGTGACCTTTGGGCTCTTCGAGGCCGATCTGCAGACCGGCGAACTGTGGAAGGCAGGCAAGCGGATCAAGATCCAGAGCCAGCCCTTCAAAGTGCTCTCGGCGCTGCTGGAACATCCGGGCGAGGTCGTCACTCGCGAAGACCTGCAACTGCGTCTCTGGGGCAAAGACACCATCGTCGACTTCGAGCACTCGCTCGGCACAGCTATTAATAAGATCCGCGAGGCGCTCGGCGACTCCGCCGAAAATCCCCGCTTCATTGAGACGCTGGCGCGGCGCGGCTATCGGTTCATCGCACCGGTCAGTTATCCGGTGGCAGTCACCGCGCTCGCAAGCCCCGCCGTGCTGGTTCCGTCAACGGAGCAGAACGCGGTGTCGGCAGCGGCTCCTCTGTCCATTAATCGGTCGCGTGTGTGGCCCTTGCTGTATCTCGTTGGCGGAGTCGCCGCGCTGGCCGCCGCGGCAGGCATCGGTATCTATATAGGAAGCTCGCGTGGCTCCGTCACTCCGGCGCGGATCACGCAGATTACGCACAATGGCCGCATCGCTCCCGGTGCTCCCTCGATGGAGAGCCTGCCCGCCACCGCCACCGACGGCGTTCACATCTTTTCTTCGGTTATCCAGAATGGCCGCGCTGTGCTCTCGCAGGTCTCGATCGCCAACGGCGATGTGCTTCCGCTCTCGATCCCCAGCGATATTCCCGCGCCCTCGATGGGCGATCTCTCGCCCGATGGCTCGAAGCTGCTGCTGCGCAACCATCTCTCCCCCGAATCGGAGCAGCCGCTGTGGGTCGTTCCCGTCGATGGTGGCAGCGCGCTGCGAGTGGCGAACATTCTGGCGCACGATGCGACCTGGATGCCCGACGGCGACGGCATTCTCTATGCGGCGGGCAACCAGCTCTTTGTGACGCACCTTAAAGATGAGGTCTCGACCGTGCTGGCCACAGTGCCGGGCCGCGCCTTCTGGCTGCGTTGGTCGCCCGACCACAAGCTGCTGCGCTTCACCATCATCGACCCGCTCGATCACACCACGTCGCTGTGGGAGTTGGCCGCCGGAGGCCACACCGCGCGTCCGGTACTAGCCAAGTGGAGCAGTCCTGCCTCCGACTGCTGCGGGACGTGGACGGCGGACGGCAAATACTTTGTCTTCCAGTCGGCGCACGATGGCAGCGACGACCTGTGGCGGCTGAACGGAAAATCCACCTCAGATCCGGTAAAGATCACGAATGGCCCGCTGCGCTACGAGGCTCCGTTGGCAGCGCGCAACGGGCATCGCATCTTCTTCCTTGGCCTCGATGCGCAGTCGGAGCTGCTGCGCTATGCCGCCGACCGCAAGGAGTTTGTGCCCGAGAGCAACTTCCTCTCGCTGGCCAATCGCGTGGACTTCTCGCGCGACCACCAGTGGGTCGCATGGACGGACGCGCAGGGTCGGCTGTGGCGCGCTCGCACCGACGGCACCGAGGAGTTGCAGCTTACTCCCGACGCCATGCAGGTCTTTCTCGCGCACTGGTCGCCCGACGGCAAACAGCTTGCGATGATGGCGCGCGAGCCTGGTAAGGCGTGGCACCTCTACTCCGTGCCTGCCGACGGCGGCAGCCCGCAGCTTCTGCTTAAAGAGGACCGCAACGCCGCCGATCCCGGCTGGTCGCCCGACGGCAACTCGCTGGTCTTTGGCCGCGTGCCCGACCTGATGGGCAAAGAGAGCGGTCCCCGAGCCATCCAGCTTCTCGACCTTCGCACCCATGCCGTCACCACGTTGCCGGGGTCGGAGGGTCTGTTCAGCCCGCGCTGGTCGCCCGATGGCCGCTCCATCGCCGCCATCTCGTTCGATCAGCGCAAGCTGATGCTCTATGACGTCGCCGCGAAGACCTGGCGGCTGCTCACGGAGACCAGCGCCGCCGATCCGGTGTGGAGCGCCACCAGCGACGCTATCTATATCCATGCCTTCATGGCGCCCACCCAGCCCATCTATAGAGTTGCGGTGCCCAGCGGCAAGCTCGACGAGGTCGCCAACCTGGCCAGCTTTCACAGCGGCGAGGCGGCAGACTATTTCTTCTGCGGCATCACCCCGGATAACGTCCCGCTGGTGCGCGCGCGGTCGTCCACAGGCAACCTGTACTCGCTCGATCTGGACGCAAAATAG